In Bacillota bacterium, the genomic stretch GAGGATGTTTTCGAGGCCTTCCCGGAGAGGAGTGCCGGGCGACACCATCCGAAGCACCCGGGTCAGCGCATCGTCGCGGTTTTCTGTCAAGTGGGCACCTTTCACTCCACTTCCAAGAGCCCCCACAACCGGCCCCGCGGCTCCGGCTCCGCATGAATGTCGCGCTTAAAGATTATAGCACCAGACTGCCCTGGCTCACAACGCAGATCCCGAGAAAGGTGAACCAGGAAGCTACTCAGGGGGGTATGCCATGAAGCCCACCGTCGGCGTCGAACTCTTCCAGCAGCTGGATATCCGCGTGGGGCGCATCGTCGAGGCCCGCCCCGCCCGGGGCGCTCGCAGGCCGGCGTATCAGCTTCGCATCGACTTCGGGCCGTCTCTGGGCACCCGCACCTCAAGCGCCCAGATCACCGACCACTACACCCCCGAGGATCTCGCCGGCCGGCTGGTGGTGGCCGTGGTCAACTTCCCGCCCAAGATCGTCGCGGGCTTCAAGTCCGAGGTGCTGGTCCTGGGTGCCATGGAGCCGGGCGGCGGCGTGGTGCTCCTGCAGCCCGAGCGCCCCTGCCCGCCCGGCCTTCCCATCGGCTGACCAGGCGGCCTCCTCTTCCGGCGAGGGCTAGCCGGCACGCTCCACCACCATGGCCACGGCCTCGCCGCCCCCAATGCACAGCGCGGCCAGCCCCCTGCGGGCGCCCCGCTCCTCCATGGCGTGGATGAGGGTGACCAGCACCCTGGCGCCGCTTGCACCGATGGGGTGCCCGAGCGCGACGGCCCCGCCGCGGACGTTGACCCGCCGGGGATCCAGCTTCAACTCCCGGATGGCGGCCATCGGCACCACCGAGAACGCCTCGTTGATTTCGAACAGGTCGATCTCCTCGACCGAAAGCCCGGCCCTGTGCAGAACTTTCTGGATGGCGGCAATGGGCGCCAGCGTGAACCACTCGGGGTCCATGGCCGCCGCGGCCTGGGCCACCACCCTCGCCTGCGGCCGAACCCCCAACCGTGCCGCCTTCTCCTCCGCCAGCACGGCCACCGCCGCGGCCCCGTCGCTGATGCTGGAGGCGTTGCCGGCCGTGACCGTGCCGCCGTCCTTGAAGGCCGGCTTGAGCTGGCGAAAGCGCGCCTCCACCAGCCGCCCCGGCTCCTCGTCGGTGGTCACCTCGGTGCTCTCGCCCTTGCGGCCCTGCACCTGCACCGGAACGATCTCCCTGGCATAGCGCCCGCTTTGGATGGCCTCCTGGGCCCGGCGGTAGCTCTCCAGCGCGTACTCGTCCTGCTCTTCCCGGGAGATCTGCATCCGCTCGGCCAGCAGTTCGGCGCAGCTGCCCATGTGGCAATCGTTGTAGACGTCCCACAGCCCGTCGTGAATCATGGTGTCGATGAGCCGGGCGTGGCCCATGCGCAGGCCCCCCCGGGCTCCCGGGATGACGTAGGGCGCGTTCGACATGCTCTCCATGCCGCCCGCCACCACCACGTCTGCATCGCGGCACATGACGGCCTGGGCCGCGATCATAACCGCTTTCAAACCGGAGCCGCACATCTTGTTGATAGTCAGGCATTCAACTTTACGAGGTAGCCCCGCGAAGAGGGCCGCCTGCCGCGCCGGCGCCTGCCCGAGTCCCGCGGCCAGCACGTTTCCCATGATGACCTCGTCGACGTCCTGCGCGGCGATGCCCGCCCGCTCCAGGGCGCCCCGGATGGCGACAGCTCCCAGTTGTGGGGCTGAAAGCGGGCTCAAAGCGCCCATGAACGCTCCGATGGGCGTCCGCGCCGCCCCGGCGAGCACCACGCTCCTCATGGGTTGATGACCTCCTCCTGGCTCTTGGTCGTACGGGATCAGCCGCACGAACGGGCTAACAGCGCCCTGGAACGCCGTTCAGGCCCATCCGATCCCTCACCTCGCGGATGACCTCTCTGGCCACCCGGCGGGCGCGTTCGGCGCCGGCGGACGTAATCTCTTCGAACACGTTCGGGCGAGACGAGAGTTCCCGGTAGCGCTCTTGAATCGGTGCAAGCAATGAGACCAGCGCGTCGGCCAGGGCCTGCTTCAGTTCCACGTACCGGATGGTGCCCTTTTCGTACGCGTCCTTGAAGTGTGCCCGCACGCCGGCCGGAGCGGTCAGGTCCAGCAGGGTGAAGAGGTTACGCACCCCCGGGCTCATCTCGCCTCCACCCGGGCCCGGGTCGGTGACGGCCCGCCGCACCTTCTCCCTGACCACCTCGGGCGGATCCAGCAGGCTGACGGCGCCCTCCGGCTCGCTCTTGGACATCTTGCGGGTCGGCTCGCTGAGCGACATGATGCGCGCCCCGCCTGTCAGATACGCTTCCGGCTCCGGAAAGGTCTGCCCGAACAGGTGGTTGAAGCGCCGGGCGATGTCGCGGGAGAGTTCAATGTGCTGCACCTGGTCCTCGCCCACCGGCACCAGGTCGGCCTTGTAAAGCAGGATGTCGGCCGCCTGCAGCACCGGGTAGTTGAGGAGCCCGGCGTTCACCGCCTCGGAATGCTGGCGGGCCTTGTCCTTGAACTGCGTCATGCGCTGCAGCTGCCCCAACGGAGTGATGCAGTTGAACAGCCACGCCAGCTCCGCGTGCTCGGGAAGTTGCGACTGCACGAAAATGACGGACCGCTCGGGGTCGAGTCCGGCTGCGACGTTGAGCAAGACGCCGTCCCGGACCCGCCCGGGCATCTCGCGGGGGTCGTAGGGGACCGTGATGGCGTGCAGGTCCACGACGCAGAAGTAGCACGGGTAACGATCCTGCAGCTCAACCCAGTTGCGGATGGCTCCCAGGAGGTTTCCGACGTGGATGGTACCGCTGGGCTGGATGCCCGAAAAGACAGTGTGCTGCACGGTTGTGTGAACGGGGCACCTCTCTTTCTGATCCGGCGGGGGCGTCCGGCCGGCGAGCCTTTGCCTTGCGCCCATTATACCATCGCAGCGGCAGGAGCCGGGGTGGCGCGCCGGGCAGCGGTGTGGTTAAATAGGCCCCGGGCTTATCAGACACCGTGGTCAACTGGCAACGCAACCTCGCTATCGTGGCCGCTGGCGTCTTCATCGCGTCGGTGGGCTTCTCCATCGTGACGCCGTTCTTACCTGCCCTCGTGGTGGAAGTGGGCGTCTTCTCCAACGTCGCGTTGTGGTCGGGCATCGTCTTCGCCGTCAACTTCCTGACGTCGAGCCTGATGGCGCCTGTGTGGGGCTCCCTGGCCGACCAGGTCGGCAAGCGCCCCATGATGCTGAGGGCCGGCATCGGCATCGCCGTCACCTACGCCTTCATGGCGTACTCGCACTCCATCTGGGAACTGGCCGCGTGGCGTGCCCTCAACGGGCTTCTGGCAGGCTACATCCCCGCCGCCAACGTGCTCGTTGCCTCCAACACGCCCGACTCGTACCTGGGCCGGGCGCTGGGAACGCTGCAGGCCGTCGGGGCGGCCGGCGTCATCACTGGCCCCCTCATCGGCGGGGCAGCCGCCGAGCTGCTCGGCCCGCGCGGCGCGATACTCCTCGCCGCCGCCCTCTTAGGGGTGGCGGGTATACTGCCATTCGTGGGCGGGGTGCAGGAAGAGCTGGCCGACCGCACCCGCCAGATCCGGTGGGACCGGCTGGGGCCCCGGGTGGTCTCGGACGTGCGGAAGGTGCTGGCAGACCGGCGGCTCTCGGTCCTGTTCGCCGTGCATTTCCTCTTCGCCACGGCCCAGTTGATGACGCAGCCCACGCTTCCGCTGTATGTGGCGAGCCTGGTCGCGCAAAACGCGGCCATCACCACCGGGGCCGTCTACGCGGCGGCCGGGCTTGCCACCGCCATCGGTGCCCCGGCGGCATCGCGCTGGGCCGACCGCACCCCCATGGCGGCGCTCCGGGCCGGGATTCCGGTAGCCGCCGTGCTCCACGCCCTGCAGGGCCTGATCGCCCACCCCCTGTACCTGGCGGCCATCCGCTTCGCCTTCGGGCTCGCAGCCAGCGTCGTGGTGGTCTCATCGGGCGTCTTGATCGCGCGCAGCACGCCGGCCAGCCACCGCGGCCGCACGTTCGGGGTGCTGCAGGCCATCAACGGCATGGGGGCCGTGGCGGGCCCGTTCATCGGGGGCATGCTCGGCGACACGGCGGGACTCGAGGCGCCATTCTGGGCGGGTGCGGCGGTCATCGCCGCGGCCTACTGGATGACTTCCGCCGCCTCCAGGGCAGCCTGGCGCAGCACCGAAGCCGACCGGCGCAACGCATCCAGCTCCTCGGGCGCAAGCGGCAGCTCGATCATGCGCTCGACGCCCGAGGAGCCCACCACGCAGGGCATGCCCAGGTAGACGTCCTGGATCCCCTGCCAGCCGTCCACGTAGGTGGAGACGGTGAGCACCGAGTGCTGGTTTTGCAGGATGCTCTCCACAAGCCGCGTCACCGCCAGCCCAATGGCGTAGTAGGTGGCCCCTTTGCGGTGGATGATCTCGTAGGCGGCACTTCGCACCTGCTCGAAGATACGCTCGAGCGTGCCCTCGCGCACGGCCCGTTCCCAGGCCGCTCCCAGCTCCTTCAGGCGAACCCCCGCGATGTGCGCCAGGCTCCACGCCACCATTTCGGTGTCGCCGTGCTCGCCGAGAACGTAGGCGTGCACGCTCCTCGGGTCGACGCCGAAGTACTCGCCCAGGAGGTAGCGCAGCCGCATGGTGTCCAAAAGCGTCCCCGAACCGAGGACCCGTGAGGCGGGCAGGCCCGATCGCTTCCAGGCGATGTAGCTCAGCACGTCCACCGGGTTGGTGACGACCACCAGCACGCAGTGCGGCGCGAACTGCACCACCTTCTGCGCCACGTCCGCCATCACGGCCGCGTTTCGCTGCAAGAGCTGCAGCCGGGTCTCGCCCGGGCGCTGCGCCACCCCGGCAGAGGCGATGACCACGGCGGCACCCGCCAGGTCGGCGTAGTCGCCCGCCCGGATGGGTATGGGCGCGGCAAGGGGGATGCCGTGGTTGAGGTCCATGGCATCCCCCTCCGCCTTGGCCCGGTTGATGTCCACCAGCACCAGCTCGCAGTGAAGGCCCCGCACCAGGATCGTGTAGGCGATCGTGGACCCCACGAGCCCGGTGCCCACGATGCCCACCTTGGGCGGCCCGGCTGCCCCCCTCGGGCCCGCCGCCCGCCCGTCAGTCCCGCCGTCAGGCCCACGTTCCTCGCCGTCGCCGGACAGCGGCCGCCACGCGCCTGCCTCCATGCCCAAGACGGCCTCCTTCCCGGCTCAAAGGGTGCCCGCGCCGGGCGCCCCTTACGCCCGCGATGCCTGAGGTGCCATCTCCTCCTTCTTGTTGAACGTGATGCTGCCGTCCACGGCGTCCACCACGATGACGTCGCCTTCCTTGAACTTGCCCTTCAGCATCTCGTCCGACAGCGGGTTTTCCACCAGCCGCTGGATGGCCCGGCGCAGCGGCCTCGCCCCGAAGTCCGGGTCGAAGCCCTCGTCCGCCAGCACCTCCTTGGCGGCGTCGGTGAACTCCACCTTGATGCCCCGCTCCTTCAGGTCCTGCCCCACCCGCTTCAGCATGATGTCGATGATCTGGCGGATGTGCTCCTTGTTGAGCGCGTGGAAGACGATGACCTCGTCGATGCGGTTGAGGAACTCGGGCCTGAACGTGCGCCGCAGCTCTTCCAGCACCTTCTTCTTCATGGTCTCGTAGGCGTCTTTCTCGTCCTGCGTGGCGCGGAAGCCCAGCCGCGCCTGGCGGTGGATCTCCTGGGCGCCCACGTTGGAGGTCATGATGACCACGGTGTTGCGGAAGTCCACCGTGCGCCCCTTGGCGTCCGTCAGCCGGCCGTCTTCCAGCACCTGGAGCAGGATGTTGAACACCTCAGGGTGCGCCTTTTCAATCTCGTCGAGCAGGATCACCGAGTACGGCCGGCGCCGGACCCGCTCGGTGAGCTGGCCCCCCTCCTCGTAACCCACGTAGCCCGGCGGTGCGCCCACCAGGCGCGACACCGTGTGGCGCTCCATGTACTCAGACATGTCGATGCGGATCATCGCGTCCTCATCGCCGAACAGCGCCTCGGCCAGCGCCCTGGCGAGCTCCGTCTTGCCGACGCCCGTCGGCCCCAGGAAGATGAACGAGCCGATGGGCCGCTTCGGGTCCTTCAGGCCGGCCCGGGCGCGGCGGATGGCCCGCGACACCGCGTCGATGGCCTCGTCCTGGGCCACCACCCGCTGGTGCAGCACCTCCTCCAGGTGCAGCAGCCTCTCCGTCTCCTCCTGCTGCAGCTTGGAGACCGGGATGCCCGTCCAGGCCGAGACGACCTGGGCGATGTCCTCGGCGCTCACGACGCCCTCGGTGCGGCTGCGCGAGTTCTTCCACTCCTGGCGCTTGCGCTCCAGCTCCTCGCGCATGCGCTGCTCCTTGTCCCGCAACCCCGCGGCCTTTTCAAACTCCTCGTTCTTGATGGCCGCCTCTTTCTCGGTCTGGATCTCCTGGATGGCCTCCTCGAGCTGCTTCAGCTCCGGCGGCGCCACCAGCGCCTGCAGCCTGACCTTGGACGCCGCCTCGTCCACCAGGTCGATGGCCTTGTCAGGCAGGAAGCGGTCGCTCACGTACCGGTCCGACAGCCGGGCTGCCGACACCAGCGCCTCGTCGCTGAT encodes the following:
- a CDS encoding acetyl-CoA C-acyltransferase; its protein translation is MRSVVLAGAARTPIGAFMGALSPLSAPQLGAVAIRGALERAGIAAQDVDEVIMGNVLAAGLGQAPARQAALFAGLPRKVECLTINKMCGSGLKAVMIAAQAVMCRDADVVVAGGMESMSNAPYVIPGARGGLRMGHARLIDTMIHDGLWDVYNDCHMGSCAELLAERMQISREEQDEYALESYRRAQEAIQSGRYAREIVPVQVQGRKGESTEVTTDEEPGRLVEARFRQLKPAFKDGGTVTAGNASSISDGAAAVAVLAEEKAARLGVRPQARVVAQAAAAMDPEWFTLAPIAAIQKVLHRAGLSVEEIDLFEINEAFSVVPMAAIRELKLDPRRVNVRGGAVALGHPIGASGARVLVTLIHAMEERGARRGLAALCIGGGEAVAMVVERAG
- a CDS encoding tRNA-binding protein; protein product: MKPTVGVELFQQLDIRVGRIVEARPARGARRPAYQLRIDFGPSLGTRTSSAQITDHYTPEDLAGRLVVAVVNFPPKIVAGFKSEVLVLGAMEPGGGVVLLQPERPCPPGLPIG
- a CDS encoding AAA family ATPase translates to TIIGAGAAEGAIDASNILKPALARGELQCIGATTLDEYRKHIEKDAALERRFQPIMVDEPTVEETIAILQGLRDRYEAHHRVKISDEALVSAARLSDRYVSDRFLPDKAIDLVDEAASKVRLQALVAPPELKQLEEAIQEIQTEKEAAIKNEEFEKAAGLRDKEQRMREELERKRQEWKNSRSRTEGVVSAEDIAQVVSAWTGIPVSKLQQEETERLLHLEEVLHQRVVAQDEAIDAVSRAIRRARAGLKDPKRPIGSFIFLGPTGVGKTELARALAEALFGDEDAMIRIDMSEYMERHTVSRLVGAPPGYVGYEEGGQLTERVRRRPYSVILLDEIEKAHPEVFNILLQVLEDGRLTDAKGRTVDFRNTVVIMTSNVGAQEIHRQARLGFRATQDEKDAYETMKKKVLEELRRTFRPEFLNRIDEVIVFHALNKEHIRQIIDIMLKRVGQDLKERGIKVEFTDAAKEVLADEGFDPDFGARPLRRAIQRLVENPLSDEMLKGKFKEGDVIVVDAVDGSITFNKKEEMAPQASRA
- a CDS encoding L-lactate dehydrogenase, with the translated sequence MEAGAWRPLSGDGEERGPDGGTDGRAAGPRGAAGPPKVGIVGTGLVGSTIAYTILVRGLHCELVLVDINRAKAEGDAMDLNHGIPLAAPIPIRAGDYADLAGAAVVIASAGVAQRPGETRLQLLQRNAAVMADVAQKVVQFAPHCVLVVVTNPVDVLSYIAWKRSGLPASRVLGSGTLLDTMRLRYLLGEYFGVDPRSVHAYVLGEHGDTEMVAWSLAHIAGVRLKELGAAWERAVREGTLERIFEQVRSAAYEIIHRKGATYYAIGLAVTRLVESILQNQHSVLTVSTYVDGWQGIQDVYLGMPCVVGSSGVERMIELPLAPEELDALRRSASVLRQAALEAAEVIQ
- the trpS gene encoding tryptophan--tRNA ligase; this encodes MGARQRLAGRTPPPDQKERCPVHTTVQHTVFSGIQPSGTIHVGNLLGAIRNWVELQDRYPCYFCVVDLHAITVPYDPREMPGRVRDGVLLNVAAGLDPERSVIFVQSQLPEHAELAWLFNCITPLGQLQRMTQFKDKARQHSEAVNAGLLNYPVLQAADILLYKADLVPVGEDQVQHIELSRDIARRFNHLFGQTFPEPEAYLTGGARIMSLSEPTRKMSKSEPEGAVSLLDPPEVVREKVRRAVTDPGPGGGEMSPGVRNLFTLLDLTAPAGVRAHFKDAYEKGTIRYVELKQALADALVSLLAPIQERYRELSSRPNVFEEITSAGAERARRVAREVIREVRDRMGLNGVPGRC